In one Gemella haemolysans ATCC 10379 genomic region, the following are encoded:
- the mscL gene encoding large conductance mechanosensitive channel protein MscL: MLNEFKKFAFKGNVLDLAIGVIMGAAFGKIVSSLVTDIMMPLIALVFPAKPDFTKLAWEGIKYGNFIQITIDFLITAIAIFVFVKAINTAKEKMSKEEAAEETPEVDAKEELLKEIRDLLKK; encoded by the coding sequence ATGTTAAACGAATTTAAAAAATTTGCATTTAAAGGAAACGTATTAGACCTAGCTATCGGGGTTATCATGGGGGCTGCTTTCGGTAAAATCGTTAGTTCATTAGTAACTGACATTATGATGCCACTTATCGCTCTTGTATTCCCAGCTAAACCAGACTTCACAAAGTTAGCTTGGGAAGGTATCAAATACGGTAACTTCATCCAAATCACTATCGACTTCTTAATTACTGCTATCGCAATCTTCGTATTCGTTAAAGCTATTAACACTGCTAAAGAAAAAATGTCTAAAGAAGAAGCAGCTGAAGAAACTCCAGAAGTTGATGCTAAAGAAGAGCTTCTTAAAGAAATCCGTGATTTATTAAAAAAATAA